Proteins from a genomic interval of Syngnathus typhle isolate RoL2023-S1 ecotype Sweden linkage group LG15, RoL_Styp_1.0, whole genome shotgun sequence:
- the lhx1b gene encoding LIM/homeobox protein Lhx1b, producing the protein MIHCANCEKPIVDRFLLKVLDRPWHVQCVQCCECKCTLTEKCFSREGRLYCKNDFFRKFGTKCGGCSQGILPSDLVRRAKSKVFHLNCFTCVMCNKQLSTGEELYILDEFKFVCKEDYHNNNGKDTIQLSVTTCSEPSLSPDSQDLQQDDCKDSEAGHLSDKDVCPNENDEQGAVGKRRGPRTTIKAKQLETLKAAFAATPKPTRHIREQLSRETGLNMRVIQVWFQNRRSKERRMKQLSALSARRHMFFRSPRRMRALGERVDTAELGHFSYYRDYPGEYYGPAGNYEYYQGPPSSQAQTPADLGFVPSAVPAGTPLGAIEHRHPGHHCPGEVQCYPDTVSHHPVNSPSPEPNAPGSMHSISSEMCGPSTPFTAITLGDNGYTNQLSQPSSEVSEGTVW; encoded by the exons ATGATTCATTGCGCCAACTGCGAAAAACCAATTGTAGATCGGTTCCTGCTCAAAGTTCTGGACCGACCGTGGCACGTTCAGTGTGTACAATGCTGCGAATGCAAGTGCACTTTGACAGAAAAGTGTTTTTCACGAGAAGGCAGACTCTATTGCAAGAATGACTTCTTCAG GAAATTTGGGACCAAGTGTGGAGGTTGCTCCCAGGGGATTCTGCCCAGTGATCTTGTCCGGAGGGCGAAGAGCAAAGTGTTCCACCTCAACTGTTTCACTTGCGTGATGTGCAACAAGCAGTTGTCAACCGGCGAGGAGCTCTACATCCTGGACGAATTCAAGTTCGTTTGTAAAGAGGACTACCACAACAATAACGGCAAAGACACCATTCAGCTCTcag TGACGACGTGTAGCGAGCCCAGTTTATCTCCGGACTCCCAGGACCTGCAGCAGGATGACTGCAAGGACTCAGAAGCCGGCCATTTGTCGGACAAAGACGTTTGCCCCAATGAGAACGACGAGCAGGGCGCAGTTGGGAAAAGACGCGGGCCTCGGACCACCATCAAGGCCAAGCAGCTGGAAACCCTGAAAGCGGCTTTTGCGGCCACACCGAAGCCCACCAGACACATTCGAGAGCAGCTGTCACGGGAGACTGGTCTCAACATGAGAGTCATCCAG GTGTGGTTCCAAAACCGGCGGTCCAAAGAGAGGCGCATGAAGCAACTGAGCGCGCTCAGTGCCAGGAGACACATGTTCTTCCGCAGCCCGAGAAGGATGCGAGCTCTAGGAGAACGGGTGGACACCGCCGAGCTTGGCCATTTCTCTTACTATAGAG ATTATCCTGGTGAATATTACGGCCCAGCTGGGAATTACGAATACTACCAAGGCCCACCATCATCCCAGGCGCAGACGCCAGCAGACTTGGGCTTCGTGCCCTCAGCAGTCCCTGCCGGCACCCCCTTAGGGGCCATCGAGCACCGCCACCCCGGGCACCACTGTCCAGGAGAGGTGCAGTGTTACCCTGACACGGTGTCACACCACCCGGTTAACTCACCCAGCCCGGAACCCAATGCACCGGGCTCCATGCACAGCATCTCCAGTGAGATGTGTGGGCCCAGCACGCCGTTCACCGCCATCACTCTCGGCGACAACGGCTACACCAACCAACTGTCACAGCCCTCGTCCGAGGTGAGCGAAGGAACTGTGTGGTAG